GCTCAAGTGCAAGGCATCATGTCCGATAATCGAACGGGGAATGCCCcacttccgttctcgagataaacATCTATCAACATCACTAGCACAGAAGCAGGTCAAACCTGTAATGACTCCACAAAGCTCTTCTAACCTATTattccagctctcccattggctaaAGCCTTGATGATCATGTCCCTGATGTCTGTTCTTGACCTTTTTCTCTGTGCATAATgaatcagagagaaagaaagagaggataaAGGTGctaagaaagagaatgagaatgaGTAAATAACTGAGGTTTTGTTAATCAATATGTATACTTGTAtctgtgtgcatatatatatatgttacgaatataatacataaataatgtaAGGAAAAACTGTCGAAAGGCTGTTTTCaatcaattttctttattttttttttcagccagaTTCGTCAACGGAGTCTTCAGAAGCGGACTTTGTGATGGCAACCAACTCTGGAACTCTCTCCCGAAGTCGGAGAAGCGTTTTTTCTCAAGAAGACTTCAGAAACACTGTGCAAGGAAAAATAAGGAACAACCAGAAGTAGCAGGACACTAGCgcctgagtcacgtgacttcaatGGACGCTGAGCATGAACTTGCATGAAGTTTATTTCTTCCTTGAGACGGGAGAGAACAGTGAAGCAGAAAACTTCAAAAAGTCgaaatgtgtttgtgatttGGACGCCTGCAAGCCACAGTTCTTAGTCATTTTTCTCACAAGATAAACCGGAACATCTTGCtctgaatgtaaatatttatcttttccttcTGCGAACCGgtgtaaacagtaaataaacgACCAAAAGGAAGTAGTTGTTTACGTGTTGTAAATCCCGGTAACACGATGTACAGGATTCatcaaatcatttttaaacCTGTCGTGTTTTTTCAGGTCTGCAATACTTCATACtaataaatatgaaacaaaataatatgattTTGCGTTAgtgattgtttgtttattatttcccATAAACTTTGTTTTCGCTCGTTGATTCATGGAGTAAGGGACTGGGAACTAATTGAACATAAAAAGTGCAACAAGTGTGAGTGCAATAAAACACAGGGGCTTGATGATCAGTCTTGTACTGTGATAAATAGAGGCCATGTCTGACTGTTGTCACGAACGGAAAaacacgcgcgcaaacacacaaacaaactcaGTCAGCCAAACAATCATCAACTGGTTCACACGAACTGCTAGTCATGTAGAACAACCGCCACCCCATTATGTCCTCTGTACCGGATACATATCACGGATGTGCTGCTTGTTCACTCCCTTCTTTCTCACAttgaatcttttttctttttcactctctcttcctttcctgcTGTGTGTGGGATAGCATGTCTAaatttatctgtctttttttttttttgaaatattgagTCTCTGCacaataatcttttaaatttacGACTGGGCAACTTTTTAGCACAGGGAAAAACTTTAAAGTGAATACGACCACGGACATGAGACATCCGCCAAACCTTCTGACAGTGACAGGAGAATCCGACAATGGATCTTTGCATGTcagaaccaaccaaaaccacacacacacacccacacccacacccacacctacacacacatacaaaatattttaagtcttTCATATTCAGTTTTTATTTCGCAGTATCCTGTTTAGAAGTCAGCTCATATAAGTGTGACTGTAGTGTGGTTGCAATATTTCAGCAGTCAGGTGTTGAGAGACGGAGGAGGAAGCAGGTATTGTAAAAGAACTTTTTCCATCGAATGTCCTTCAGCTTTCAAGAAGAAGttgatgtgtgcatgtatgtgatataaaatgatttatagACAGCACTAAAAACAGTATTGATTCAATATAAAATTGTTGTGATGAGAACATGTGAGCACGTGTAACCTCATGTGAACACCGAGCTGAGGAACGAAATGTTTTTAGAAATAAgtcttaaaaattcttttacttGATTTAATGCAGAAAAGTGTTTTAGCAAAGCTCAAATGTTTTTCCAGTATTTAAAATATCACACACCATATGCTGTTTGCTTGCCttgcttattattttgtttttgttatttatttcatttttttatttctgcatgatAAGTGTTCCCCAGGACATGTGACCTGAcggtaaagaaataaaaatgtgagatATGAGTGCAGTAAAGGGCAAAGATTTAAAGCTGTGTATATTTTAGttaatttaaagtttaatttaatttaaagctAGCTTTTCAATGTCGACCACCTCAACATTCCAGATGTATTATAAATTAAAGCACATCTCCTAGCTGTCGCTGTTGACCCAAGCAGCATCGCACTTAAATTATGAAAGGCATATAGATACATATCTCATAGTCACGGCTAttgaccaaaacaaaacagatataaattataaatgacaGATAATATCTCACAGTTATGGATGATGGGTGTTGCCATTCGCTGCAATCCCCATAACTCAGGAGCAACAGGTGTATGATGTGTATTTATGACAAAGCCGCCGAGCTCACTATATAACCCACAGGTAAGTCTGACCTCCATTTTCCTCCCCTACACCTGGTCTCTCCTGTGTCAGCAGATCGCAGATTCTAGATTCCGTAAACAAGACCATCGTGTTTATTGTTTGGGCAGAAGACATCGGAAAACAAGAACCAACTGACACAAATGTTGCTGTGGATGACCATCGCCTTTTGCTGGATGACAGTGGGCCTGGCGTGCAGCTGCGGACGACAAGGAGACAGAGCCTACTGTCGGTATGATGTCGGTGAGCACAGCTTTCACcccaaacaaatacaaaacctTAAATAATGCTTTCTGTTCCGCAATGCAGTCAAAGCGATTTGTTTGCTACCTGACTCCACTTTGTGCTTCTCTTGTCATGCTTCATGTCTTCATGTCCACTGGTGCTTTGCTCGCGCAGTGTTTCGCGGACGACCCGTGGCCGAGCACATGGTGGAGACGGGACCCTTCGACTTTAACGGAGTGAGGACCTACACTGTTGAGGTCGACGAAATCTTCCGGGTGAGAGTCTTGTTCTTTTCACTCATTTAAATCTATCGGTTATTGCagcgatgacgacgacgacgacgacgacgatgatgatgacgacgacgacgacgacgacgacgacgatgatgatgatgatgatgatgatgatgatgatgatgatgatgatgatgatgatgattattattattattattatgattattatgattattattattattattattattattattattattattattattattattattattattattattattattattattattattattattattattattattattgcagtcAAAGAACAGGTCGGTTGGACTGACAACAGTTAATGTCACTACCCCAAATAATGATGGgatgtgtggtgttgtgtttaCTTTGAACACAGCCTACGTCATTGTTGGTGAGTTGACTCTGAACACTCCctccacctgtctgtctgtctgtctgtctgtctgtctgtctgtctgtctgtctgtctgtctgtctgtctgtaaacattttttaatttttattttctattgtaATTATCGGCACATAAACTAGAAATTTTATTTGCGTTCCAAGatcaacaattaaaacaagCGTGATGAAGATGTTAAAGTTTGAGTCTTGTCTCATTAACCATccttttgttgaaaaaaaaattaaactgatcGATAAATCAAATATGTGTGAAATCCAAATAATACCTTCATCCATGTATCAGTGAATCCAtccacacagacagacacacaaacagagacagCTAAGTAGGACGAGATACTGTGATAGAGAAACAGAGAGGCTGAAATAAGTCATTGAAACATTCAAAGAtagtttcaatttatttttcagccaACAACGGCTTTAACGGTTTAGAG
This is a stretch of genomic DNA from Pomacea canaliculata isolate SZHN2017 linkage group LG3, ASM307304v1, whole genome shotgun sequence. It encodes these proteins:
- the LOC112559836 gene encoding uncharacterized protein LOC112559836 gives rise to the protein MLLWMTIAFCWMTVGLACSCGRQGDRAYCRYDVVFRGRPVAEHMVETGPFDFNGVRTYTVEVDEIFRSKNRSVGLTTVNVTTPNNDGMCGVVFTLNTAYVIVANNGFNGLETYLCDGSRGWNSLSDQRKTFLSTTMRDVCNRASKVTPASPGFSRL